From a single Pieris rapae chromosome 17, ilPieRapa1.1, whole genome shotgun sequence genomic region:
- the LOC111001741 gene encoding dolichyl-phosphate beta-glucosyltransferase, with product MGVFSHLYCVFVYATITSLAGFVAVVILLLKFAKPYPTVERFKEEETFNDPHTKSRKRFYQLEQSPVVHLSVIVPAYNEEERLPPMLDEAIEFLEKRTQEQSSYKYEIIVVSDGSKDNTVNVVEKYVEKYGCDKIRCLELIKNRGKGGAVKLGILSCRGSLILFADADGASKFEDLNKLEAALNELLKCNTTTELELTSNSLAVVIGSRAHLEKESLAKRSLFRNILMYGFHFLVWLFTVKGIKDTQCGFKLFTRQAARKCFGSLHVNRWAFDVELLYIAQKLNIPIVEIPVRWTEIDGSKVTPVLSWIQMGCDLAIIWLKYKIGAWKMKTA from the exons ATGGGGGTCTTCTCGCATTTATATTGCGTATTTGTGTATGCTACCATCACATCACTTGCCGGTTTTGTTGCa gTTGTGATATTACTTCTAAAGTTTGCAAAACCATACCCTACTGTGGAGCGTTTTAAAGAAgaagaaacatttaatgatCCCCATACAAAGTCACGGAAAAGGTTTTATCAACTTGAACAATCCCCAGTTGTTCACTTAAGTGTTATTGTTCCTGCTTATAATGAAGAAGAAAGAT tgCCACCAATGCTAGATGAAGCCATTGAgtttttagaaaaaagaaCCCAAGAGCAATCCTCATACAAGTATGAAATTATTGTTGTCAGTGATGGAAGTAAAGACAACACTGTTAATGTTGTTGAAAAGTATGTTGAGAAATATGGCTGTGATAAAATAAGATGTttggaattaataaaaaataggggtaaAGGTGGAGCTGTTAAActg GGAATTTTAAGTTGCAGAGGTTCCTTGATATTATTTGCTGATGCAGATGGGGCATCAAAGTTTGAAGACTTGAATAAACTTGAGGCTGCCTTAAATGAGTTACTGAAATGCAATACAACTACAGAATTAGAACTTACAAGTAACAGCTTGGCTGTTGTTATTGGATCAAGGGCCCATTTAGAAAAGGAATCACTGGCTAAAAGGAGCCTATTTAG AAACATTCTTATGTATGGTTTCCATTTTCTTGTGTGGTTATTTACTGTCAAAGGTATAAAAGATACACAATgtggatttaaattatttacaagacAAGCAGCAAGAAAATGCTTTGGTAGTCTTCATGTAAATAGatg GGCATTTGATGTAGAATTACTTTACATTGcacaaaaactaaacattCCAATAGTAGAAATACCAGTGCGTTGGACTGAAATAGATGGTTCTAAAGTCACACCTGTCTTGTCATGGATACAAATGGGATGTGATTTAGCAATAATatggttaaaatataaaattggagCGTGGAAAATGAAGACAGCCTAG
- the LOC111001742 gene encoding programmed cell death protein 6 isoform X1 yields the protein MSFQSPMPSREFLWDIFRRVDKDRSGHISADELQQALSNGTWNPFNPETVRLMIGMFDKQNRGVISFEDFGALWKYVSDWQNCFRSFDRDNSGNIDRQELKNALTAFGYRLSDDVVNTMVQKFDRFGRGTILFDDFIQCCVTLYTLTSSFRQFDTDQDGVITIHYEQFLKMVFGLKCWP from the exons ATGTCTTTTCAATCTCCAATGCCAAGTAGAGAGTTTCTATGGGATATATTCAGAAG AGTTGACAAAGATAGAAGTGGCCACATTTCAGCAGATGAATTACAGCAGGCTCTGTCAAATGGTACATGGAATCCATTTAATCCAGAAACAGTCAGACTTATGATAG GAATGTTTGATAAACAAAACAGAGGTGTAATATCATTTGAAGACTTTGGTGCTCTTTGGAAGTATGTCAGTGATTGGCAGAATTGCTTCAGATCTTTTGATAGAGATAATTCAGGAAACATAGACAGACAGGAATTAAAGAATGCTTTGACTGCATTTGGATATAGACTTTCTGATGATGTTGTTAACACAATGGTACAGAAGTTTGATAGATTTGGTCGAGGCACAATTCTCTTTGATGACTTCATTCAATGTTGTGTAACACTCTAT acttTAACATCTTCATTCCGGCAGTTTGACACAGATCAAGATGGTGTCATTACTATACATTATGAGCAGTTTCTTAAAATGGTGTTTGGGTTAAAg TGCTGGCCGTAA
- the LOC111001742 gene encoding programmed cell death protein 6 isoform X2, translating to MSFQSPMPSREFLWDIFRRVDKDRSGHISADELQQALSNGTWNPFNPETVRLMIGMFDKQNRGVISFEDFGALWKYVSDWQNCFRSFDRDNSGNIDRQELKNALTAFGYRLSDDVVNTMVQKFDRFGRGTILFDDFIQCCVTLYTLTSSFRQFDTDQDGVITIHYEQFLKMVFGLKV from the exons ATGTCTTTTCAATCTCCAATGCCAAGTAGAGAGTTTCTATGGGATATATTCAGAAG AGTTGACAAAGATAGAAGTGGCCACATTTCAGCAGATGAATTACAGCAGGCTCTGTCAAATGGTACATGGAATCCATTTAATCCAGAAACAGTCAGACTTATGATAG GAATGTTTGATAAACAAAACAGAGGTGTAATATCATTTGAAGACTTTGGTGCTCTTTGGAAGTATGTCAGTGATTGGCAGAATTGCTTCAGATCTTTTGATAGAGATAATTCAGGAAACATAGACAGACAGGAATTAAAGAATGCTTTGACTGCATTTGGATATAGACTTTCTGATGATGTTGTTAACACAATGGTACAGAAGTTTGATAGATTTGGTCGAGGCACAATTCTCTTTGATGACTTCATTCAATGTTGTGTAACACTCTAT acttTAACATCTTCATTCCGGCAGTTTGACACAGATCAAGATGGTGTCATTACTATACATTATGAGCAGTTTCTTAAAATGGTGTTTGGGTTAAAggtataa